From a single Fusobacterium ulcerans ATCC 49185 genomic region:
- a CDS encoding MFS transporter has protein sequence MNDRFKKIIIVFMIGFATTAMYSLPYMKSVFYDPMREALSLNHKQLGNLLSIYGIVATVSYFPGGWLADKYSAKKLVSFSLVSTGILGMWMAMAPSYPILCIIFFLFGITTILTYFAAIIKVIRMLGDSSEQGRLFGLYEGFGGVAGTVLSFGGLYFFSKFANIVEGFKAATIMYSVCSMICGVILFIAIKEREVEKKEQVKFTSLIKAVRMPKAWLISAIIFSAYMVFSSLTYLNPYMTEVFKMSMALVSFVAIGRTYVIKFIASPLAGVIADKIGSSTKCLFGGFILVTVTQAVFLITPGNPSLVYVALVNMLVLTILMFAFRGIYFATVDESNIPLNVTGIVVGFVSVIGFLPDAFYYTLVGSWLDKYGNTAYKYVFSLSLACSILGIIASYALLRIVSREKKEEIINQ, from the coding sequence ATGAATGATAGATTTAAAAAAATTATAATCGTGTTTATGATAGGATTTGCAACAACAGCTATGTATAGCCTGCCTTATATGAAATCAGTATTTTATGATCCAATGAGAGAAGCTCTAAGCTTAAATCATAAGCAATTGGGAAATTTATTGAGTATATATGGAATAGTGGCAACAGTTTCGTATTTTCCAGGTGGTTGGCTTGCTGATAAATATTCAGCTAAAAAACTTGTTTCTTTTTCTTTGGTATCAACAGGAATTTTAGGTATGTGGATGGCAATGGCACCAAGTTATCCTATTCTGTGTATAATATTCTTTCTATTTGGAATAACTACTATTCTTACATACTTTGCTGCAATAATTAAAGTAATAAGAATGCTTGGAGATAGTTCAGAGCAAGGAAGATTATTTGGACTTTATGAAGGATTTGGAGGAGTAGCTGGAACTGTACTTTCATTTGGAGGACTATATTTCTTCTCAAAATTTGCAAATATTGTAGAGGGATTTAAAGCAGCTACTATAATGTATTCAGTTTGTTCAATGATTTGCGGAGTTATACTTTTCATAGCAATAAAAGAAAGAGAAGTAGAAAAGAAAGAACAGGTAAAATTTACAAGCTTGATAAAAGCTGTAAGAATGCCAAAAGCATGGCTTATAAGTGCAATAATTTTCTCAGCATATATGGTATTCTCAAGTTTGACTTACCTCAATCCATACATGACAGAGGTATTTAAAATGTCTATGGCTCTAGTTTCGTTCGTTGCTATTGGTAGAACATATGTTATAAAATTCATAGCTTCTCCATTAGCTGGAGTAATAGCAGATAAAATTGGTTCTTCAACAAAATGTCTTTTTGGAGGATTTATTCTAGTAACAGTAACACAAGCAGTATTTTTAATCACACCAGGAAATCCATCATTAGTGTATGTAGCTCTTGTGAATATGCTTGTTCTTACAATATTGATGTTTGCTTTTAGAGGAATCTACTTTGCAACTGTAGATGAATCAAATATTCCTCTTAATGTAACAGGAATAGTAGTAGGATTTGTATCAGTGATTGGATTCCTTCCAGATGCTTTCTACTATACATTAGTTGGAAGCTGGCTGGATAAATATGGGAATACAGCATATAAATATGTTTTTTCACTTTCATTGGCATGCAGTATTTTAGGAATAATAGCATCTTATGCACTATTGAGAATAGTGAGCAGAGAGAAAAAAGAAGAGATTATAAATCAATAA